The following coding sequences lie in one Myxococcales bacterium genomic window:
- a CDS encoding hydroxymethylglutaryl-CoA lyase, whose amino-acid sequence MPKFSFPQKVSVYEVSPRDGLQNESVTLPTTRKLRLIEALLGAGIARIEVTSFVAPSWVPQLADAEQVVGGLDLNQARFSALCPNLKGLERARAAGIHEIAVFVSASDTHNRKNVNATITDTLSNFRVLVPQAVSSGLKVRGYVSTVWGCPYEGVVSDDASQRLCQELLGLGCYQVSLGDTIGVATPLDVARTLELYTSDIAQDRIALHLHDTRGTALANVLMGLQMGVRTFDSAVAGLGGCPYAPGAAGNLATEDLVYMLRGMGIQTGIDLEKLWEAGRVAEAIVGRRLPGKVHQAGVRSLRR is encoded by the coding sequence ATGCCGAAGTTTAGCTTTCCGCAGAAGGTTTCTGTCTATGAAGTATCTCCCCGAGATGGCCTTCAGAACGAGTCTGTTACGCTTCCGACCACACGCAAGCTACGGTTGATCGAAGCGCTTTTAGGCGCGGGTATTGCGCGCATCGAGGTCACAAGTTTCGTGGCCCCAAGCTGGGTTCCGCAGTTGGCCGATGCCGAGCAGGTGGTCGGGGGGCTCGATCTCAACCAAGCGCGTTTTTCAGCTCTCTGTCCTAACCTGAAGGGCTTGGAACGGGCCAGGGCGGCGGGAATTCACGAGATCGCGGTATTCGTGAGCGCCAGCGACACGCACAACCGCAAGAACGTCAACGCGACCATTACTGATACTTTGAGCAACTTCCGTGTGCTGGTTCCCCAAGCGGTCTCCTCGGGGCTCAAGGTGCGTGGTTACGTCTCCACAGTATGGGGCTGCCCTTATGAGGGAGTCGTATCCGACGATGCCTCTCAGCGCCTTTGCCAAGAGCTTCTCGGCTTGGGCTGCTACCAAGTATCGTTAGGCGACACCATTGGTGTGGCCACTCCATTGGATGTGGCGCGCACGCTTGAGCTGTACACCTCGGATATCGCGCAGGATCGCATTGCGCTGCATCTTCACGATACCCGCGGCACAGCGCTAGCCAACGTGCTCATGGGGTTGCAAATGGGCGTGCGCACCTTTGACAGCGCAGTAGCGGGCCTTGGCGGCTGTCCGTACGCGCCGGGTGCGGCGGGAAATCTTGCCACCGAGGATCTCGTTTACATGCTGCGCGGAATGGGCATTCAAACTGGAATCGACCTCGAAAAGCTCTGGGAAGCCGGCCGGGTCGCCGAGGCGATTGTGGGTAGGCGGCTGCCGGGCAAGGTGCACCAGGCTGGGGTTCGATCGTTGCGGCGCTAA